In the genome of Cellvibrio sp. KY-YJ-3, one region contains:
- a CDS encoding agmatine deiminase family protein has product MSTQRLPAEWEPQDAVMLTWPHKNTGWNWILEDVTELYEALATVIVDYADVVIAVPSAMVDEVYTRLEAMGAPMDYIYLYPCESDDTWARDHGPLTVETADGFKLLDFQFNGWGNKFPHKKDNQISQQLFSQKAFPYATIEVQDWVLEGGSTETDGQGTLLTTSSCLLNKNRNPHLTKEEIETRLKAAFGIRKINWLDHGYLAGDDTDSHIDTLARLCPNNTIVYTACDDEQDEHYIELKKMEDQLKTFTNADGEPYRLLPLPWSGPVLGRDSDERLPSTYANFLIINEAVLVPIYDLPMDEDALEVISQAFPGFEIMGIPCNALIEQGGSLHCITMQIPEGVLEPL; this is encoded by the coding sequence ATGTCTACTCAACGATTGCCCGCAGAGTGGGAGCCACAGGATGCGGTCATGCTGACCTGGCCGCATAAAAATACCGGCTGGAACTGGATTCTGGAGGATGTCACCGAGCTTTATGAGGCTCTGGCAACGGTTATCGTAGATTATGCTGACGTAGTTATTGCAGTGCCTTCAGCTATGGTTGACGAGGTTTATACTCGCCTTGAAGCCATGGGCGCACCTATGGATTATATCTATTTGTATCCTTGTGAAAGTGACGACACATGGGCGCGCGATCATGGCCCACTTACAGTTGAAACTGCAGACGGATTTAAATTATTGGATTTTCAGTTCAACGGATGGGGAAATAAATTTCCTCACAAAAAAGACAATCAAATATCACAACAATTATTTTCTCAGAAAGCATTTCCCTACGCGACTATAGAGGTACAGGATTGGGTGCTTGAGGGCGGTTCAACAGAAACTGATGGTCAAGGTACTTTACTCACAACATCATCTTGTTTACTTAATAAAAATCGCAATCCTCATTTGACCAAAGAAGAGATTGAAACGCGTTTAAAAGCGGCGTTCGGGATTAGAAAAATTAATTGGCTCGATCATGGTTATCTTGCCGGCGACGACACAGATAGTCATATAGATACTTTGGCGCGCCTGTGCCCCAACAATACTATTGTTTACACGGCTTGCGATGATGAGCAGGATGAACACTATATTGAATTGAAAAAAATGGAAGACCAGTTAAAAACGTTTACTAATGCAGATGGCGAGCCCTATCGTTTATTGCCGCTGCCTTGGTCTGGCCCTGTGCTGGGGCGCGATAGCGACGAGCGGCTACCCTCTACTTATGCCAATTTTCTCATAATCAATGAAGCAGTATTGGTCCCCATATATGATTTGCCAATGGACGAAGATGCACTGGAAGTAATATCACAAGCATTTCCCGGGTTTGAAATTATGGGGATTCCGTGCAATGCCTTGATAGAGCAGGGCGGTAGTCTTCATTGCATTACCATGCAAATTCCCGAAGGTGTTTTGGAGCCACTCTAA
- a CDS encoding tRNA-uridine aminocarboxypropyltransferase encodes MNDESHQRANCSLCQRPTRTCFCAFIHQVNNRVELLILQHPEETPNAKNTAVLLQLSLKNSQIYTGERFDELQLQQLIYANGRRPLLLYPPLADYHSLGITPPPATPELADYSAEQLRLIVIDATWRKSRKMLYLNPLLQQLPLLSLSQTPASIYRIRKAHSENQLSTLEASCYALQQLEQHSVNYQPVLQAMADFVAQLAAFIPKSD; translated from the coding sequence ATGAATGACGAGTCACACCAACGCGCAAACTGTAGCCTCTGCCAGCGCCCCACGCGCACCTGTTTTTGTGCGTTTATTCATCAGGTTAATAATCGTGTCGAGTTATTAATACTGCAGCACCCAGAAGAAACACCCAATGCAAAAAATACTGCAGTTTTATTACAACTGAGTTTAAAAAACAGCCAGATTTATACCGGTGAACGATTTGATGAATTGCAATTACAGCAGCTCATTTATGCCAATGGGCGACGACCATTACTGCTCTACCCACCGCTGGCCGACTACCACTCACTGGGCATTACACCTCCGCCCGCCACACCAGAGCTCGCCGATTATTCCGCCGAACAACTGCGCCTGATTGTGATTGATGCCACCTGGCGTAAAAGCCGAAAAATGCTCTACCTAAACCCGCTATTGCAGCAGTTACCGCTGCTGAGCCTTAGCCAGACACCGGCCTCCATTTACCGCATTCGCAAAGCCCATAGCGAAAATCAGCTTTCCACACTGGAGGCAAGTTGTTACGCTCTACAGCAACTTGAACAGCACAGCGTCAACTATCAACCCGTGCTACAGGCGATGGCCGATTTTGTCGCACAGCTGGCGGCTTTTATTCCTAAATCCGATTGA
- a CDS encoding GGDEF domain-containing protein, whose product MDSLSQSTGDLPLYCPSSGQSCQFKDELLTLRNEVNDLRHQVQTDALTGLYNFRFFSNILPLEMERTRRATQPLSLIILDIDHFKQFNDRWGHELGNQALIHVAQLIAVAIRKLDFACRFGGEEFAIVLPNTDLYQANNVAERLRFSIANSVLEVGNNLIYLTASLGVDEFKATDTDSPQGFIERVDAWLYQAKYAGRNLVKGPTILPVDTTTNVTADEKEALFGTFHD is encoded by the coding sequence ATGGACTCCTTATCTCAGTCAACAGGTGATTTGCCTTTATATTGCCCATCCTCAGGGCAGAGCTGTCAATTTAAGGATGAATTGCTAACCTTGCGTAACGAGGTTAATGACCTACGCCATCAGGTTCAAACAGACGCACTAACTGGTTTATACAATTTTCGTTTTTTTTCCAATATATTGCCCTTGGAAATGGAGCGAACCCGCCGTGCCACCCAGCCTTTATCATTGATTATTCTAGATATAGATCATTTTAAACAGTTTAATGATCGCTGGGGGCATGAGCTTGGCAACCAGGCGCTAATTCACGTTGCACAATTAATTGCTGTTGCAATTCGCAAACTGGATTTTGCTTGTCGGTTCGGTGGGGAAGAGTTTGCAATCGTGTTACCAAATACCGATTTGTATCAAGCGAATAATGTCGCTGAGCGCTTGCGCTTTTCAATTGCCAATAGTGTTCTTGAAGTTGGTAATAATTTAATTTATCTGACTGCAAGTTTGGGAGTTGATGAGTTTAAAGCCACTGATACAGACAGTCCCCAAGGATTTATTGAGCGAGTGGACGCCTGGTTGTATCAAGCAAAATATGCAGGTAGGAATTTAGTCAAGGGGCCAACTATTTTGCCTGTTGATACAACTACCAATGTTACTGCCGATGAAAAAGAAGCCTTGTTTGGTACTTTTCATGACTAA
- a CDS encoding methyltransferase domain-containing protein — protein MAKESSSQDRNFDDLAKRFKKNIYGGLKGDIRLAILERDFSDHIPAVPFGADARPWRVLDAGGGQGQFSLQMAKAGHQVVICDISAEMLKLAEEQVSAAGLQNNVTLIHCAIQDLPAQLGAQEPQFDLVICHAVMEWMQEPRELLPYLLQHLKPEGYLSLTFYNLHSLIYKNLLRTNFKKIINQDFGGAKGSLTPINPLDPHVVMGWINELPLNVLVHSGIRVFHDYIFNEEHRAREPEQLLEMELRFSREEPYRSLGRYIHVLAKHAKQ, from the coding sequence ATGGCAAAAGAATCCAGCAGTCAGGATCGTAATTTTGATGATTTGGCCAAGCGTTTTAAAAAGAATATATACGGCGGGTTAAAGGGTGATATTCGCCTTGCGATATTAGAGCGCGATTTTAGTGATCATATTCCTGCTGTACCTTTTGGTGCAGACGCTCGCCCCTGGCGTGTGTTGGATGCGGGTGGAGGCCAAGGGCAATTCTCCTTACAAATGGCTAAAGCCGGGCATCAGGTGGTGATTTGCGATATCTCGGCCGAAATGCTGAAACTCGCTGAAGAGCAAGTAAGCGCAGCAGGCTTGCAAAACAATGTCACGCTAATTCACTGCGCAATTCAGGATTTACCCGCGCAGCTGGGCGCGCAAGAGCCGCAATTTGACTTGGTTATTTGTCACGCAGTAATGGAGTGGATGCAAGAGCCGCGCGAGTTGTTACCTTATCTACTTCAGCACCTCAAACCGGAGGGCTATTTATCCCTCACTTTTTACAACCTGCATTCATTGATCTATAAAAATTTACTGCGCACTAACTTTAAAAAAATTATCAATCAGGATTTTGGCGGTGCGAAAGGTAGCCTCACGCCCATCAATCCCCTGGACCCGCACGTGGTTATGGGGTGGATTAATGAGTTACCGCTCAATGTGCTGGTGCACAGTGGTATCAGAGTATTTCACGATTATATTTTTAACGAGGAGCATCGTGCCCGTGAGCCCGAACAGCTATTGGAAATGGAGCTAAGGTTTTCGCGTGAGGAGCCATATCGTTCATTGGGCCGTTATATTCATGTCCTAGCGAAGCATGCAAAACAATAA
- a CDS encoding carbon-nitrogen hydrolase codes for MRNQSIKRKLNIGVVQQSCTADIAANFAKTLENIRKLAAQGAELVVLQELHRGLYFCQQEISDHFDQAETIPGPSTEALGNLARELNVVIVASLFEKRGVGLHHNTAVVIERDGSIAGMYRKMHIPDDPGYYEKFYFTPGDLGFNPIQTSVGKLGILVCWDQWFPEAARLMAMAGADLLIYPTAIGWTPSEDEGEKDRQREAWITVQRAHAIANGLPVVSVNRIGHEPDPAGGCGLDFWGSSFVTGPQGEFLWVAPVDQEVNSVVEIDLQRSEAVRRMWPYLRDRRIDHYGDLLKIYRD; via the coding sequence ATGCGCAATCAAAGCATTAAAAGAAAGTTAAATATTGGTGTTGTCCAACAATCATGCACCGCAGATATTGCTGCTAATTTTGCTAAAACCTTAGAAAATATTCGCAAACTTGCCGCGCAAGGTGCGGAACTAGTAGTTTTGCAGGAGCTTCACCGTGGATTGTATTTTTGTCAGCAGGAAATCAGTGATCATTTTGATCAGGCCGAGACAATCCCTGGGCCTAGTACAGAAGCATTAGGTAATCTTGCGCGGGAATTAAATGTTGTTATCGTTGCGTCTTTATTTGAAAAGCGCGGTGTTGGTTTGCATCACAATACTGCGGTTGTCATTGAGCGCGACGGTTCTATTGCGGGAATGTATCGCAAGATGCATATCCCGGATGACCCGGGTTACTATGAAAAGTTTTATTTTACCCCCGGCGATTTGGGCTTTAACCCCATCCAAACATCAGTTGGAAAGCTAGGTATTTTAGTGTGTTGGGACCAATGGTTTCCTGAAGCAGCACGCCTAATGGCAATGGCGGGCGCTGATTTATTAATTTACCCAACAGCCATTGGTTGGACTCCAAGCGAAGACGAGGGCGAAAAAGATCGCCAACGCGAAGCGTGGATTACAGTTCAGCGCGCCCATGCAATTGCAAATGGTTTGCCCGTGGTTAGCGTTAATCGTATAGGGCATGAACCTGACCCCGCTGGCGGTTGTGGCTTGGATTTTTGGGGCAGTAGTTTCGTTACTGGACCGCAAGGTGAATTTTTGTGGGTAGCCCCTGTAGATCAAGAAGTAAATTCAGTGGTTGAAATCGATTTACAACGCAGTGAAGCGGTTCGTCGGATGTGGCCTTATTTGCGCGATCGCCGCATTGATCACTATGGGGACTTGTTGAAAATTTATCGCGATTAA
- a CDS encoding AraC family transcriptional regulator: protein MIQLQRIYRNNEGSSENSFIGSDVRSYEEYLSLAEIPRFEGVSARVIDSLKQRVGREDLSIDRIAEDLKLSKRTLQRRLQNQNANFAQIRDALRFHYAIKYLIDEHMSVDNVSKALDFSDRTSFTNAFKRWTGLSPSVFRKLFRDYA, encoded by the coding sequence ATGATTCAATTACAGCGAATTTACCGAAACAACGAAGGTTCTTCAGAAAACTCCTTTATTGGATCTGATGTAAGATCCTACGAAGAGTATCTGTCTCTTGCCGAAATCCCTCGCTTTGAGGGGGTATCTGCCAGAGTTATTGACTCTTTGAAGCAGCGTGTTGGTCGAGAGGATTTATCAATTGACCGAATTGCAGAGGATTTAAAGTTATCAAAACGCACTTTGCAGCGGCGACTTCAAAACCAAAACGCTAACTTCGCTCAAATCAGAGACGCTTTGCGTTTTCATTATGCAATTAAGTATCTGATAGATGAGCATATGAGCGTTGACAATGTCTCAAAGGCGTTGGATTTTTCGGATAGAACTAGTTTTACCAATGCTTTTAAGCGTTGGACGGGGCTTTCTCCGAGCGTTTTCAGAAAGCTATTTCGCGATTACGCTTGA
- a CDS encoding sodium:alanine symporter family protein: MDYIHKLVTELNNLVWGVPMLVLILGTGLFLMVMLRGMPIRRIVLGFCLMWQGRSKDVGAQGHVSSFQALMTGLSATVGTGNIAGVATAIFLGGPGALFWMWCTALVGMATKYSEIVLAVHYRDVDSKGECSGGPMYAIKNGLGKKWHWLGFVFAVFGGLAGFGIGNMVQSNSMAEVIKVTFGIETWVTGLVTTVVVALVILGGIKRIAKVAASLVPFMCIGYIIMSLAVLILYASQLPAAFSLIFTHAFTPVAATGGFAGAAVLMAIQYGVARGIFSNEAGLGTAGIAQAAAATDSPVRSGLIGMTGTFIDTIVICTMTGLVIICTGVWDGGARGASLSSSAFESALPGIGGYLLAFALIIFTFTTILGWSYYGERCWMYLAGKKAIFPFRILWVLAVFAGAVFHLDFVWLLADTLNALMAIPNLFSLLLLSPVVIKLTADYFESKKE; this comes from the coding sequence ATGGATTACATCCATAAGCTTGTGACGGAATTAAACAATTTGGTCTGGGGTGTGCCCATGTTGGTACTTATTCTCGGAACCGGTTTGTTTTTGATGGTGATGTTGAGGGGAATGCCTATCCGTCGAATCGTCTTGGGATTTTGTTTGATGTGGCAAGGACGCTCAAAGGATGTTGGGGCACAGGGCCATGTTAGTTCTTTTCAGGCACTCATGACTGGATTGTCTGCAACTGTAGGCACTGGAAATATTGCCGGTGTCGCAACCGCTATTTTTTTAGGGGGGCCGGGAGCCCTTTTCTGGATGTGGTGCACAGCTTTGGTTGGCATGGCAACCAAGTATTCGGAAATAGTACTTGCAGTTCATTACCGAGATGTCGATTCAAAAGGAGAGTGTAGTGGTGGCCCAATGTACGCCATTAAAAATGGGTTAGGTAAAAAATGGCATTGGTTGGGTTTTGTGTTTGCTGTGTTTGGTGGATTGGCAGGTTTTGGGATTGGCAATATGGTGCAGTCAAATAGTATGGCTGAGGTAATAAAAGTCACCTTTGGGATAGAGACGTGGGTAACAGGTTTGGTAACAACAGTGGTGGTTGCACTGGTTATTTTGGGTGGAATTAAGCGCATTGCAAAAGTGGCGGCATCATTAGTTCCTTTTATGTGTATTGGTTACATAATTATGTCGTTGGCTGTACTTATTTTGTATGCCTCTCAATTGCCTGCCGCGTTCTCTCTCATTTTTACACACGCTTTTACTCCTGTTGCTGCTACTGGCGGCTTTGCTGGTGCGGCAGTACTGATGGCTATACAGTACGGCGTTGCCAGGGGGATTTTCTCTAATGAGGCTGGGTTGGGAACGGCTGGTATCGCACAGGCAGCGGCGGCAACTGATAGCCCTGTGCGCTCTGGCCTGATTGGTATGACCGGGACATTCATAGATACAATTGTCATCTGTACCATGACTGGCCTGGTAATCATTTGCACCGGTGTATGGGATGGCGGAGCGCGGGGCGCAAGTCTGTCTTCCTCTGCCTTCGAGTCTGCATTACCCGGTATTGGTGGTTACTTATTGGCTTTTGCGCTCATTATATTTACGTTCACTACTATTCTAGGTTGGAGTTATTACGGCGAGCGTTGCTGGATGTATTTGGCCGGGAAGAAAGCCATATTTCCTTTCAGGATATTGTGGGTTCTCGCAGTTTTTGCAGGTGCAGTATTTCATTTGGATTTCGTATGGTTACTTGCTGATACACTCAATGCTCTGATGGCAATACCAAACTTGTTTTCTTTGCTTTTGCTGAGTCCGGTAGTAATTAAATTGACAGCAGATTACTTTGAGAGCAAAAAAGAATAA
- the bcp gene encoding thioredoxin-dependent thiol peroxidase yields the protein MSFPKIGNLAPTFSLQNQNGEKVSLKDFKGKKNIVLYFYPKASTPGCTVQACGIKESRSEFEKLDTIVLGVSPDSPAKLTKFIDKYDLNFDLLADEDHSVAETYGVWALKKFMGKEFMGVVRTSFIINKEGRISHVLDKVNTKTHDQDVLAILRNGI from the coding sequence ATGAGCTTCCCTAAAATCGGTAATTTAGCCCCGACGTTTTCATTGCAGAACCAAAATGGTGAAAAGGTTTCACTAAAAGACTTTAAAGGTAAAAAAAACATTGTTTTATATTTTTATCCTAAAGCATCAACACCTGGTTGTACTGTTCAAGCTTGTGGTATCAAGGAATCACGAAGTGAATTCGAAAAGCTAGATACTATTGTGTTGGGTGTAAGCCCTGACTCTCCTGCGAAGCTGACCAAATTTATTGATAAATATGATTTGAATTTTGATTTACTGGCGGATGAAGATCACTCTGTTGCTGAAACTTACGGCGTTTGGGCACTCAAGAAATTTATGGGTAAAGAGTTTATGGGGGTTGTTCGTACCAGCTTTATTATCAACAAAGAAGGGCGTATATCTCACGTGCTTGATAAGGTAAATACCAAGACTCATGATCAGGATGTACTCGCGATACTGCGAAATGGCATTTAA
- a CDS encoding GIY-YIG nuclease family protein, whose amino-acid sequence MPYTFRSLITLIGAALLHDITPANNWLVYMILTSDDQVYTGITTDMRRRWQAHESGRAGARYFRGRKPMQLCFLEDGHDRSSASKREHALKTLSAKAKRTLIHQQHTKCSVLIAKYDLQHLAAHSPSADNP is encoded by the coding sequence TTGCCATATACTTTCCGTTCACTCATTACACTTATTGGTGCGGCACTCTTGCACGACATAACGCCCGCAAATAACTGGTTGGTCTATATGATTCTCACCAGCGACGATCAAGTTTACACCGGAATCACCACCGATATGCGCCGCCGCTGGCAGGCCCATGAATCCGGCCGTGCCGGTGCGCGCTATTTTCGCGGTCGCAAGCCCATGCAGCTGTGTTTTCTGGAGGATGGCCACGACCGTTCCAGTGCGAGTAAACGTGAACATGCGCTAAAAACACTCAGCGCTAAAGCCAAACGTACCCTTATCCATCAACAACACACCAAGTGTTCAGTGTTAATCGCCAAGTACGATCTGCAGCACCTCGCCGCGCATAGCCCGAGCGCCGATAACCCATGA
- a CDS encoding molecular chaperone DnaJ, which translates to MLNILIFAVIVTSIVIISARYKRMDSAQQRKSLWRLGTGIFLGLLIVLVVTGRMHWIGAAIGALLPFLRVGFNLLMQALPLWLKHKQEKPQEQTTPPPSSGAMNLVEAQEILGLTGDLNKGEITQEMVQDAHRRLIQKLHPDRGGNDYLAAKINQARDLLINKLNAK; encoded by the coding sequence ATGCTGAATATTCTGATTTTTGCGGTGATAGTGACATCTATTGTAATTATCAGTGCTCGCTATAAGAGAATGGATAGCGCACAACAGCGCAAATCCCTCTGGCGCTTGGGGACAGGGATTTTTCTCGGTTTACTGATCGTGTTGGTGGTAACTGGACGCATGCATTGGATAGGTGCGGCAATCGGCGCGCTTTTACCCTTTTTGCGTGTTGGTTTTAATCTGTTAATGCAGGCCCTACCGCTCTGGCTAAAACACAAACAGGAAAAACCCCAGGAGCAAACAACACCACCGCCCTCAAGCGGTGCGATGAACCTTGTGGAAGCTCAGGAAATTCTGGGGCTAACCGGAGACCTGAATAAAGGCGAGATTACGCAGGAAATGGTACAGGATGCACACCGCCGTTTGATTCAGAAACTTCATCCGGATCGCGGTGGCAACGACTACCTGGCAGCCAAAATTAATCAAGCACGCGACCTACTGATCAATAAACTCAACGCAAAATAA
- the yajC gene encoding preprotein translocase subunit YajC: protein MSFFIASAMAQAEAAPAPQGNPMITLLMFGGMFLFMYLLIIRPQRKRQKEHQNLVAALAKGDEVIMTSGMLGKIIKVDENYVVLETGNNVELKFQKVAVHAVLPKGTIKTIEAA from the coding sequence ATGAGTTTCTTTATAGCATCTGCGATGGCCCAAGCTGAAGCTGCTCCTGCCCCACAAGGTAATCCAATGATTACTTTGCTTATGTTCGGCGGCATGTTTTTATTTATGTATTTACTCATTATTCGCCCTCAGCGTAAGCGCCAAAAGGAGCATCAGAATCTCGTTGCTGCCTTGGCTAAAGGTGATGAGGTAATCATGACAAGTGGAATGTTGGGTAAAATTATCAAAGTCGATGAAAACTATGTTGTCCTTGAAACTGGCAATAATGTGGAGCTTAAGTTTCAGAAAGTTGCTGTGCATGCCGTGCTTCCAAAAGGTACCATCAAAACAATTGAAGCAGCGTAA
- a CDS encoding insulinase family protein, which yields MTYPTFELLRSQNIDALKIRVEEYRHKVTGAQHIHLAADNNENVFLVALRTVPHDSTGVAHILEHTALCGSQKYPVRDPFFMMVRRSLNTFMNAFTSSDWTAYPFASQNQKDFNNLLDVYLDAVFFSRLDELDFAQEGHRVEFAETDNPNSDLVFKGVVFNEMKGAMSSVSSQLWHTLCKYLYPTTTYHYNSGGEPEDIPNLTYQQLKDFYRTHYHPSNAVFMTYGDIPAAVHQEKFETRALSQFEALDEVIAVGDEKRYHAPIAVEEAYPIDESDAENLEEKHHVVIAWLLGKTTDLDESLEAQLVSNILLDNSASPLQQALETTELGQAPSPLCGLDDSSREMAFVCGLEGCKLEDAPQVEAMILDTMRKVAEAGIPQEQVAASLHQLELSQREVGGDGYPYGLQLILTGLTSATHRGDPIALLDVDVALENLRRKTQDPAFIQTAVRKWLLDNPHRVRLTLRPDAQMGERIKAAEIARLAAMKAQLSDAQKQEIIARAHALQERQQQQDDESILPKVDLTDIPANLHYTAGSHELLNHYPLRRYAAGTNGLVYQQITCKLPVLSEAQLKVLPYYCICLTELGAGDKDYLATQRWQAEVVGSIHAFSSIRGASDDVQAIDAYLTLSAKALSRNSAALNDLMQSTLLNVRFDEHSRIRELIAQNRARREQSITGNGHSLAMTAACAGMSPAAKVSHQLGGLEGIAAVKALDNSLDDAQNLAAFAAQLQAIHNLVLQAPKQFLIVGEQEHLDSYRDNLQARWPIEPQVKDFKHFTLPPVQETIREAWITNTQVNFCAKAYPTVPSDHPDAAALTVLGGFLRNGFLHRTIREQGGAYGGGASQDSNSAAFRFYSYRDPRLTETLADFDASLEWLQTTDHQWQAVEEAILGVIGSIDKPGSPAGEAKSTYQAELFGRTREKREQFRNRVLAVTADDLKRVANIYLQAQKASIAVVTHAGQKELVEQLGLSIKTC from the coding sequence ATGACTTATCCGACGTTTGAATTATTGCGCAGCCAAAACATCGATGCTTTGAAAATTCGTGTAGAAGAATATCGCCACAAAGTTACCGGCGCCCAGCACATACATTTAGCAGCTGACAATAACGAAAACGTATTTCTGGTAGCACTGCGCACCGTACCGCACGACTCCACAGGAGTTGCCCACATTCTGGAGCACACCGCTCTCTGCGGCAGCCAAAAATACCCGGTACGCGATCCATTTTTTATGATGGTGCGCCGCTCGCTGAATACCTTTATGAATGCCTTCACCAGCTCCGACTGGACCGCCTACCCTTTCGCCAGCCAGAACCAAAAAGATTTTAATAACTTACTCGATGTGTATTTGGATGCGGTGTTTTTCTCGCGCTTGGATGAACTGGATTTTGCGCAGGAAGGCCACCGCGTGGAGTTTGCCGAAACCGATAATCCCAATTCCGATTTGGTGTTTAAAGGCGTGGTATTTAATGAAATGAAAGGTGCGATGAGTTCGGTCTCATCCCAGCTGTGGCATACCTTGTGTAAATACCTTTATCCGACCACGACCTATCACTACAACAGTGGTGGAGAACCGGAAGATATTCCCAACCTCACCTATCAGCAGTTGAAAGATTTTTATCGCACTCACTATCACCCCAGTAACGCGGTATTTATGACCTACGGCGACATTCCTGCCGCCGTTCATCAAGAGAAATTTGAAACTCGCGCGCTGAGCCAATTTGAAGCCTTGGATGAAGTAATTGCCGTGGGCGATGAAAAGCGCTACCACGCACCGATTGCGGTGGAAGAGGCCTACCCAATTGATGAAAGTGATGCGGAAAATCTGGAAGAAAAACACCATGTCGTCATCGCTTGGTTACTCGGTAAAACGACGGATCTTGATGAGTCACTGGAAGCACAATTGGTTTCCAACATTTTGCTCGACAACAGCGCCTCACCCTTGCAACAAGCACTGGAGACAACCGAACTAGGGCAAGCGCCCTCGCCACTGTGTGGGCTGGACGATTCATCGCGCGAAATGGCGTTTGTGTGCGGCCTTGAAGGTTGCAAGCTGGAAGATGCCCCGCAGGTAGAAGCGATGATTCTGGACACCATGCGCAAAGTAGCCGAAGCCGGAATTCCGCAAGAGCAAGTCGCCGCTTCGCTGCACCAGTTGGAGTTATCGCAGCGCGAAGTGGGTGGCGATGGCTACCCTTACGGTTTGCAATTAATTCTGACCGGCTTAACCTCAGCCACCCATCGCGGCGACCCTATCGCGCTGCTGGATGTCGATGTCGCACTGGAAAATTTGCGCCGCAAAACCCAGGATCCGGCGTTTATCCAAACCGCCGTGCGCAAATGGTTACTGGATAACCCGCACCGCGTGCGCTTGACCCTGCGCCCGGATGCACAGATGGGCGAACGCATTAAAGCCGCCGAAATTGCCCGCCTTGCCGCCATGAAAGCGCAGCTGAGCGATGCCCAGAAACAGGAAATTATCGCGCGCGCGCATGCGCTGCAAGAACGTCAGCAACAACAGGACGATGAGAGCATCCTGCCTAAAGTGGATTTGACTGATATCCCCGCTAACCTGCATTACACCGCCGGCAGCCACGAGTTGTTGAATCATTACCCGCTGCGCCGCTATGCCGCAGGAACCAATGGTTTGGTGTATCAACAAATCACCTGCAAGTTGCCCGTGCTGTCCGAGGCACAGCTTAAAGTCCTGCCTTACTACTGCATTTGTTTAACAGAATTGGGCGCGGGCGATAAAGACTACCTTGCCACCCAGCGCTGGCAAGCTGAAGTCGTAGGTTCCATTCACGCGTTCAGCAGCATTCGAGGCGCAAGTGATGATGTTCAGGCGATCGATGCCTACCTCACACTCTCTGCCAAAGCTTTGAGCCGCAACAGCGCGGCGCTCAATGACTTGATGCAATCCACCCTTTTAAACGTGCGTTTTGACGAGCACAGCCGCATTCGCGAACTGATCGCCCAAAATCGCGCACGCCGCGAACAGAGCATTACCGGTAATGGCCACAGCCTCGCCATGACGGCCGCCTGTGCGGGCATGAGCCCGGCGGCAAAAGTGTCACATCAACTCGGCGGGCTTGAGGGCATTGCCGCAGTAAAAGCACTGGATAATTCACTGGACGATGCACAAAACCTCGCCGCGTTTGCCGCGCAGTTACAGGCTATCCATAACCTGGTATTACAAGCACCCAAGCAATTTTTGATTGTGGGCGAGCAAGAGCACTTGGATAGTTACCGCGACAATCTGCAAGCGCGTTGGCCAATAGAACCCCAAGTTAAGGATTTCAAACATTTCACCCTGCCACCGGTTCAGGAAACGATTCGCGAGGCGTGGATCACCAATACCCAGGTGAACTTCTGTGCCAAAGCCTACCCCACCGTACCGAGCGATCACCCGGATGCAGCCGCACTCACTGTGTTGGGCGGCTTTTTACGCAACGGCTTTTTACATCGCACTATTCGCGAACAAGGCGGTGCTTACGGTGGTGGTGCGAGTCAGGACAGCAACAGCGCGGCGTTCCGTTTTTATTCCTATCGCGACCCGCGTTTAACTGAAACCCTGGCCGATTTCGATGCATCACTGGAATGGCTGCAAACCACCGATCACCAATGGCAAGCGGTTGAAGAGGCGATTCTGGGTGTAATTGGCAGTATTGATAAACCCGGCTCACCTGCTGGCGAAGCCAAATCCACCTATCAAGCCGAGTTGTTTGGGCGCACGCGCGAAAAACGGGAGCAATTCCGCAACCGTGTTCTGGCGGTAACCGCGGATGACCTCAAACGGGTCGCCAACATTTACTTGCAAGCGCAAAAAGCCAGTATCGCCGTAGTGACTCATGCCGGGCAAAAAGAACTGGTTGAGCAGCTTGGGCTGAGTATCAAAACCTGTTAA